The stretch of DNA CGCTAGCTCACATATTACTACGCCGACTCTCAATTGTTTTCTTGTCTCTTGTCTCGCAGATCGTAGATCGTAAGTCGTGTTTGCTAGAACCTTCTGTTTTTTGTTGAagtcatattaaaattattcacgaaagagagaacgtatctattcaacatatctATTTAACCAATACTTCTTACAATTAGCTAAAAATGGAAGTGACAGatgttttgataaatttggCATAGGTGTTTACGCTGATGTTTTTCGCAGTAAGTAAAATGATAATTCTTGTATAAAAGCATTCATATCCCCGTCTGTATacgatcaattttaattatataggaacatattataaatattacctTATGTAATactgcattattttaaatattctaaaaaattttgttttttaatcgaCTAAtacatcaatataaattttttttatttttattaaagaaaacgGAATCACAATGGAACTTATGGGCCAATtagatgcaaaattaattgctgAATTAATCCCAGAAATAGGTCCACGCATAAAGTTTATGTCTTATTGGAAAGctaactttttcaaaaatgaaaTAGCAGCAAATACATCTATAGAAATCGatgtaaattttcaatgttaaatattgataatattttattagctcTGTTGATTTGTTTTAGTTTATTTgacaaagtttatttatttttgtgctataaaaatatttaaaatttttgtgtattttataattttatttatcgatataaaatttttctaatgttaacatattttttaattttatttttttactgtattttttaatttataattattatttgttttatataggttaatattagatttatacaatataaaaaaagagaagaaaaagaaatattcaaaaataaaactgtttccAATCTTCCAATATTAAaggcaaatttttttagtttaaaaattttctagcaCTCGTATTTTTGAGTATAcgattacaataataaaaaatatcattttcacacattttacatatacagggtgtcccgcgtAAGGTGTACCACCGGGAACTGGGAGGTAGAtgggattgaaataaatataaaagtcctttaccgttttacgatattcgcaataataaacgagatattaatttttacaattggaCTAATGAGAGCGCGTCGAGAGAAGCGCTCGAGCCGCTCGAGGTCTAGCCCGGCCTAGTCTATCATACATTGGCTGCGGGCGGCGCGTTGGAAAGGCAAGAGGGAAAACGCGCCGTGGCTCGGCGCTCAGCTCACGTCTCGCCGCACCGCGCCTAACGTCACGCGTCTATGCCGCTACGCACAATCGCgattacaatatgtatgttgtataataatgacaaataacttatttagggaagaaaataataaaagatcgcgaatttgcgataaagtacgatacgataaagaaaaaaattacaattgtggatactgtaattaagttattttgtatttatgcgttaattttttacattaacacgattctgttacttttactttattatgatatttatttgttgtgtaCATTTggtatgaattttttcacagtGCAAGGAAACGCTATCGTTTCCACACCACCTTGAGGTAGATAGCTtggcgcgtttttttttaaagtggtttcCCCAGTAGGCCTAATCCACTCTTCTCACACTTCTAATTAAGTGTATGTTCAAAGTGCCTTCCTTGCATTTGCAAACATACTTCTACTCTCCGAGAAATTTGCCGTGTTGCACGGTGCGCCATATCTGGAGTGATGGTTTGAAAGGCCGCTATGATTTCATCACGTACCTCATTTTCAGTACCATCACGTTTATGCTCGACTAAAGCTTTGATATAGCCCCAAACGAAATAATCGAGCACGTTTAAATCTGGCGATCGTGCCGGCCAAACGATCGGACCACCCCGACCGATCCATCTATCCGAAAAacgatcatttaaaatttctcgtaCTCTACGAGAATAATGTGCGGGAGCTCCATCGTGCTGAAAAATCAGCGTTTCCCGCTCTCGAAGAGGAATGTCCTCCAAAAGAATGGGCAATTCATTTTCCAGAAATTCTGCATATCTTTGTCCATTGAGATGTGCCGGTAAAAAATACGGcccgatctgaaaatttgccACAGAAACGTTATGGAAAcaatgcaatagaaaaaaatgtctttatttgcaagaatatttaCCACTCTGTTTGCAAATATTCCTGCCCACACATTTATGGACCACCGATATTGGAAGGTGCACTGACGAACAGCTTGCGGATTCTCCTCTTCccaaaacaagaaattgtgAGAATTGAATACACCATTCGGCGAAAAAGTTGCTTCGTCCGTCTATAAAATGTGATCGGGAAATGAAACATTTCGCCGACATTGTGCAAGGAATCCTGCGCAAGTTTTATTCATGATTATTATACAGTTAAAAGcgctataaatatcaataattcaaaaacaattgaaaatatattttcaattatttttttcttgtggtcatatattgttttttttctcgtattcaCATTTGTTGCACGTATCTGTTCTtagtaatgtattattagagtgcgcttataatgaattttacaaCGGAAGAGTATACttacatgatttatttttacggtaTGGCcagaggaaatgctcgtgtcgCGGAGCGTCTGTACGCGGAGCGATTTCCGAATCGTCGGCATGCAAGCAGGCACACAATAACGAGATGTTTCCTACGCGCAATAGAAACAGGAGTTGTTATGCATGAAAACCGTGACAGGGTATTGCGTCGTCACGTCAACAACGACGAACAAATTCTGCGTGCGTTCGAGGAAAATCCCCAAAATACTATACGCCGTGTAAGTCGCGCACTTGGTATACCACGAACCACAGTGCATCgtgttttgcaagaaaatggaTTGCATCCTTTCCATTTTCAACGTGTGCAGCAACTTTTTCCACGAGATGAAATACAGCGCATCTATTTCTGTGaaggtatttttatgattttattctaatttttatttgatatttatagcgCTTTTAACTGTATAATAATCATGAATAAAACTTGCGCAGGATTCCTTGCACAATGTCGGCGAAATGTTTCATTTCCCGATCACATTTTATGGACGGACGAAGCAACTTTTTCGCCGAATGGTGTATTCAATTCTcacaatttcttgttttggGAAGAGGAGAATCCGCAAGCTGTTCGTCAGTGCACCTTCCAATATCGGTGGTCCATAAATGTGTGGGCAGGAATATTTGCAAACAGAGTGGtaaatattcttgcaaataaagacatttttttctattgcattgTTTCCATAACGTTTCTGTggcaaattttcagatcgggCCGTATTTTTTACCGGCACATCTCAATGGACAAAGATATGCAGAATTTCTGGAAAATGAATTGCCCATTCTTTTGGAGGACATTCCTCTTCGAGAGCGGGAAACGCTGATTTTTCAGCACGATGGAGCTCCCGCACATTATTCTCGTAGAGtacgagaaattttaaatgatcgtTTTTCGGATAGATGGATCGGTCGGGGTGGTCCGATCGTTTGGCCGGCACGATCGCCAGATTTAAACGTGCTCGATTATTTCGTTTGGGGCTATATCAAAGCTTTAGTCGAGCATAAACGTGATGGTACTGAAAATGAGGTACGTGATGAAATCATAGCGGCCTTTCAAACCATCACTCCAGATATGGCGCACCGTGCAACACGGCAAATTTCTCGGAGAGTAGAAGTATGTTTGCAAATGCAAGGAAGGCACTTTGAACATACACTTAATTAGAAGTGTGAGAAGAGTGGATTAGGCCTACTGGGgaaaccactttaaaaaaaaacgcgccaAGCTATCTACCTCAAGGTGGTGTGGAAACGATAGCGTTTCCTTGCactgtgaaaaaattcataccAAATGtacacaacaaataaatatcataataaagtaaaagtaacagaatcgtgttaatgtaaaaaattaacgcataaatacaaaataacttaattacagtatccacaattgtaatttttttctttatcgtatcgtactttatcgcaaattcgcgatcttttattattttcttccctaaataagttatttgtcattattatacaacatacatattgtaatcGCGATTGTGCGTAGCGGCATAGACGCGTGACGTTAGGCGCGGTGCGGCGAGACGTGAGCTGAGCGCCGAGCCACGGCGCGTTTTCCCTCTTGCCTTTCCAACGCGCCGCCCGCAGCCAATGTATGATAGACTAGGCCGGGCTAGACCTCGAGCGGCTCGAGCGCTTCTCTCGACGCGCTCTCATTAGtccaattgtaaaaattaatatctcgtttattattgcgaatatcgtaaaacggtaaaggacttttatatttatttcaatcccaTCTACCTCCCAGTTCCCGGTGGTACACCTTacgcgggacaccctgtatatagcatgttgaaaaagttattttacttaaaacataattgtatataataaatgttaaccAAACAACAGAGttaaattttaacgtttttaaaaaatatacacttataaaacataataaatttattaatgtttttagaacgtagaaaataataaaaatgtcaacaaTTCTAATGAACAGAAGTTACAGAATACAATGCAAGAGACaaataattctgtaattaatgaagaaaatacattatatagaCAAAATGCTTTTTGTTCTAAAGATCAATTTATGTTAGACACAATGCCTagtattaatgatttattagaaaaatcacAAACTggtagaataattttacaagtttCTAAATCTAAGGAACTTAATGGCTCTATGAGGAACAAGTTGTGTAACATAATCGTTGGATACATGGAAGACAATAACATTATGTAcacttcaaaattattattataaatatatatattttattttatttatatcatttatatcatttattgtttttttataattttgtatgtataaattttgcagtatgtcaaataaaatagctGAAGAAATATCAAAACGAATTACCAAAACATTTCCTTCAGAAGCTAAAGGCACTTATTTTAtagaaggaaaaagaaaagttgacactaaagataaaaagtcAATAGCTGCAAGAGGTAAACTATGGTCTTGTTGGCGCAACAGAAGATATGCCATAtccaaattacaaaaaaaaattaaacatgaaGCCATAAATGATGATATAGATAATTCCTCTGATAATGatggtaatttaataaataaaattttgtaaataaattttttgtaattattattaataataatgtttttattagtTGTTTCTAATGAAGATGTTAAAGAAAGCTTGGActggttaaaaaataatcaaacacCTTGGGAgattgttttacaaaaatggtCTATAACATTTGAATATCGATatggaatattaataaaatcatctGATAAGAAATTAAACAAGATATTTGAGGAATGGCCACTTTTTAAACATCCAAATGGATATGAGTTTATCcattatgattttaataaaatgcagtTATCAGATCTCGTTttaacaatagaaaaatggaacgagtttttcaaaacaattaCACAAAATACTTCAGTTATtggtaaaaatgataattttgtggaattaatggaaaaattaaatttagacaTATCTGaaggtaaaaaattaattttttttgtcgtacgcataatataataataataatgtacttagttataagtataattttggGTTTTTTAGATTCCAAAGTAACGATTGCTATACAACTTATTTCTTATATGATACCTCCAAAGCAAAGACTCAAACAACACAGTAGCAAAACTAAACAATATAGTAAAGCATCAATTGTGTCATCAAGAGATAGCATGATAAAATGTGTAACTGTAAGTACATTGatgcgtaatttttatttacatcattaggatattgataaatattggttatataaatattttttgttgtagACTTGCGGCGATATTACGAGAATTCGTCAAGAAAGCAATAATAAAGCAAAAGAAATGCGAACATGTGTACAACCTTACATAATAGTTGTTGGTCAACTTGAAAACATATCGCAATCATATGTTAGTATAGATGAGATTTTATATTCTACGAAATCTACATTACAAGCTTTAGATATTTGCTTTAAAGCTTTCCACGTCTTGCAAATCAACTACCCAGATGCTAGCAAACATTTATGGATGCTGATTCAAAAaggattatataaatttcacacACAATGGGATACTTCATTCTCAAATACGGAACATATATTAAAGAAGCTTACGGCAAATACAGATCAAAACATGCAAGTAGACAATAAGTAATTGGAGCAACTTATGCTTTTATatgagtaaaattaaaattgagttTTGCTTTTTGctcataaaaatgagaaataggttttattagatttttaagagttttattttataagaagtattattattttatttgtttctaattctaacaatttatttttttttaattttatattttattataatagtaagttatatgcatttttagtgctttttgtttgcttttgttgtatacaattcaaaaaatttattataaactataaGTTTACAGTATTATTATCAGTATATAATcgcaaagttttatatataaaatgtttaattgtaTGTTTTGTAATGAgtcatttttagtttttaaacattttaaatgtcATATTAAGCTTAAACATAATGAGCAATTATATTCAGAggttatatgtaattttttgaattgtacAAATTCATATAGCACTGTTTATTCTCTCTTTCGACATATATGTACAGTTCATGATACACAGTCAagtaaagaacaaaaaaagtaTGATAACAAATCTATATCGTTAAACAAATcgataaataacgaaaaaaatttccatgattttaatttaatttccaattcaaatttaaaatctacattcaataacaaagaaaataacaaagaaaatgacTTTCTTCAAGATTTCAgtcataaaatgttaaatgttacattgcgtttaattacaagtttatattgttttcaaaattttaataggaaggatgttcataaaattaacaatattttttttacctaTTTGTCAGAAAGTTTTGAAATGttgcaagaaaaatatggCAATACGAGtaacatatataatgatttaagtattatgaaaaataattttaaaaaatttgaaagtgaatattatactttcaaatatttaactgaaattaattgtttaataaaaccatcacaaataaaaattcactgTTTTTTAGCTCCGAAAAGAAAAGGATTAAGAAAACAATTagtcataaattataaaaaaattagtataatttctatgaaacttgttttgcaaaaattcttgGAATTGCctaatatttatactaatattttggaatatatgaataaatgtaaaaataatactacGTTATTAACTTCAATTTTTCATGGTCAAATGTGGACTTCTGGAGAAGTAAATCAAAATCAATTTACGTTGCCAATAGCATTATTTTTTGATGacgtagaaattaataatccgTTAGGATCGCGAAAATCAATTCATAAATTAGGCgtcatttatttaactttactCAGTTTACCCCCTCAATATTCGAGCAGTTTAAACAACATTTTACTTATGCAATTGCATAATTATCAAGATCACAAGaaattaggaaataaaatCTTCTTACACGTTGTTAATCAATTAATAGATTTCAGCAATAATGGAATAACTATAAATGTTAACAATAAggagcaaaaaatatttttttgtttgatgtTTATTGTTGGGGATAATTTAGGCTTAAATACGATTCTTGGCTTTTCAAAAGGATTTAATAGCCAATATTATTGTCGTATATGTACAGCTACTAAAAAAGATgcaaaaaacttatttatgaagaaaaaaaatatattagaacacaaaataattatctcaatTGTGTTGT from Linepithema humile isolate Giens D197 chromosome 2, Lhum_UNIL_v1.0, whole genome shotgun sequence encodes:
- the LOC136997729 gene encoding uncharacterized protein isoform X1; the encoded protein is MQETNNSVINEENTLYRQNAFCSKDQFMLDTMPSINDLLEKSQTGRIILQVSKSKELNGSMRNKLCNIIVGYMEDNNIIMSNKIAEEISKRITKTFPSEAKGTYFIEGKRKVDTKDKKSIAARGKLWSCWRNRRYAISKLQKKIKHEAINDDIDNSSDNDVVSNEDVKESLDWLKNNQTPWEIVLQKWSITFEYRYGILIKSSDKKLNKIFEEWPLFKHPNGYEFIHYDFNKMQLSDLVLTIEKWNEFFKTITQNTSVIGKNDNFVELMEKLNLDISEDSKVTIAIQLISYMIPPKQRLKQHSSKTKQYSKASIVSSRDSMIKCVTTCGDITRIRQESNNKAKEMRTCVQPYIIVVGQLENISQSYVSIDEILYSTKSTLQALDICFKAFHVLQINYPDASKHLWMLIQKGLYKFHTQWDTSFSNTEHILKKLTANTDQNMQVDNK
- the LOC136997729 gene encoding uncharacterized protein isoform X2 translates to MSNKIAEEISKRITKTFPSEAKGTYFIEGKRKVDTKDKKSIAARGKLWSCWRNRRYAISKLQKKIKHEAINDDIDNSSDNDVVSNEDVKESLDWLKNNQTPWEIVLQKWSITFEYRYGILIKSSDKKLNKIFEEWPLFKHPNGYEFIHYDFNKMQLSDLVLTIEKWNEFFKTITQNTSVIGKNDNFVELMEKLNLDISEDSKVTIAIQLISYMIPPKQRLKQHSSKTKQYSKASIVSSRDSMIKCVTTCGDITRIRQESNNKAKEMRTCVQPYIIVVGQLENISQSYVSIDEILYSTKSTLQALDICFKAFHVLQINYPDASKHLWMLIQKGLYKFHTQWDTSFSNTEHILKKLTANTDQNMQVDNK